The region TTTGTTACTTAACTCCATCGAAACATAGCACCAAGAGCGATGAAAGTATCTCGTATAAGGTTAGAATAGAACTTATACAATAGCACTACATTCAACTCGTGGTACACCAAATTCTCGGCATGAAACGGTTAACAACACGCACAATGATTTCAACCACATCTCTCATTTAGAGTGATATCCACCTTTAGATGAATGTTGCAAGATTTGGTCAAAGTAACACAAGGTTAAAATCCAACATAAAACGCAACTTTAAATGTAGATGCGACTGACAAGGAGCTTCTactgttatttttttctgttttcccTTTTCTTCCAGATACTTTCTAAGGACAGTATCATCTGTTGAGAATCAGATCGATGCCCTACTAAGCGTCATCATGCACCATAATTGGACCACTGTCATTCTACTATATACAGATGATTTTGCTTTTGGAAGGGACACCAGACAAATATTCACGGAAAAATCTATAGAGTTGGAAATCTGTATCGCTTTAGCTCGACAGTTTCGCATTGACAGCACCCCGGACGAATTATCGGATATTGGCAGAGAAATCAagtacaaaatttgaacattttcaaaatagcGTCCTCTGCTGCATGTTTGCATACATAATTACCATAGGAGTCATAAAATCAGCAATTTGGAAATCCGATGTTTCTTATCtttctgtcaataaaatgattGTTATAGGAAAGATGCTCATAAATTCCAAGAATAAACAATTAATCTCCTAATTTCCCGCATGGGTGTACCTTATAGGGGTGAAACCGAGTTAACGGTTTCATTTAATGTAGGTCTATGCCCCTGTGGTGAGTAAGTGTCACCATTGGTCACCAGAGGTCTTGACAGGCGAAGGAGGCGGAAGAGGATAAATATTGGTAGGGTGGGAATAAGAACTTGGAAAGGCAGTGGGATATGTATCTTTGGTTTGAGGGCGATCCTCTGTGCATTTCGTACTTTGTGATTAAGTATTCCAATGTTTTTCAACAAAGGATACTTTGTTATATTACAAGATTGGATAGACATGCACTTTTCCTTAGAAAAGGGGGAAACTTGTAAGTAATGAAAATCATCTGGTTGATATTCTACGCTTACCCTATATTGGATCAAATATCTGAAACCGAATATATAGTTATTCTAATGTAAAGTGCCTTCTGTTCTGTTAGACAGTATTATTGTTCATTTTCAATAACGGACTCATGACCGTACTAGCCTCATTTTATTAACCCATGCCCCTTTCCCCTGTCTCACACTTTTTTCAACCGTCACTCTCAATCCCTCGATCGTTCCCAAGATTGAACTGGGCACGTGCCGATCCATTCatcaataatttcatatttcaatgatGTAAAGCTTTTGACGAGCATCTGCGGATTACATCCATGATCATAAGGTCCTTGAAACCAGAATAAAACCATTAACGTAAAGAGAAAGGTTGCTGTTCGTAAAAGTTTTGCTTCTTCTGTTCTTCACTTCACTGTATTTATGTTTGTATACCATAGTCCTAATTATTTTGTGGAAAATAGACtcaaactaaaatattattttcatgtgATCCTCTCTGCAGGAAATTCGAAAACATTCGTGTCATTGTCGCCATTGCCGAGGAATCACCGATGCTTGTGTTACTCTCACAATTTAAGCGAGACAGACTCTACGGTTACGTCTGGCTAGGAACGGATTCGTGGACTGTATCTACACAGTTGATTAACCCAGATTACTATCCGGTAGTGAAAGGAATGTTGGCAATTGTACCTCATACAGAACAAGATGATGATTTCCACGAATACATTCATGATGTGCGTGTTCAGAAATCTGGACTAAGAGTGGAAGATCCCTTTCTCGCCGAGTATTGGGAGAAGCAACTTAATTGTACGTTTGCCATGACCTCTGGGCTTGCCGATGTTAGACAATGTGACAACGAAGAGGAACTGCCTTCGTCGGATCCGTTCTTTGAATATGTACCTGTTGGTAGCATTTTCGATGCCGTGGAAACGATCGCTCTAGCTTTGCATGACATATTGAACTGTACTTCCACATATTGTAGTAAAGAGTACACTACCTCAGAGAGTCATCTTCTCTTGAAAGCAATGAATAGATCCTCATTTAGAGGTCACAGTGGAAACGTAATTGCATTCACAACGTATGGCGACCTGGCGACCAGTTCGTGGTACGACATCAAGAATTTAATTCCATCATATCAAAATGCGACGTTCAATGGGCAATGGACTACCGTCTCAGAATGGAAACATGAGGAGTTGGCAATGTTTGCGCCTACTATCTGGTCAACTATCGACGAGGTGGGAAGGACCGATGAAGCACCACGGTCGTTCTGTTCGAGCCAGTGTTCTCCCGGGGAACGTCTTACTAACCAGGATACAAACTCATGCTGCTGGAATTGCACAAAATGTGGAGGAAACTCTTACAGCCAGACAGAGAACTCCGATGAATGTACGCAATGTGCTAACAATCAATCAGCAAACGCCCCAAAAACCGGGTGTGACGATTTTACAAACTATTTCCTTGAAATAAATTCACTGACAGGTATTTTAGTCGTGGTGTCCGCTATCATCGGTTTAGTCATTAGTTTAATAATATTCTTCATATTGATAGTGAAAAAGGTCAATGGGTCATTTTCAAGATACGGCGAAGCCATTTTTATCGCAAGTTTATCATGTTTTCTGACGCCACTTTTATGTTTTATAAGACCAACGACTTGGAGTTGTTCCTTAGTTGCAATCATTCAACCACTACCGGTAACCATACTTTTAACTCTCTTAATGATTGCATCATATTCCATGTATGATACAAGGAAAAATATGACAGGGAAGACATTCCTCTGGTTGGGCGTAACAATTGCATTACAAATGGTAATTGTGACCATATGGATAGTCACTGGGGGTCCTGAACCTCAAGAGACCATTGTCCGTCCAGAGGGGTTAGTATACGTTAAGTGTGCTTCTTCCGGCGAATTACCTGGCTACTTCATGGTTCTTGTATATCAGATAATATTGGATATTGCCGGAACCGTGTTTTCATATTCGCTGCGTATGGATAAAGCAAATTTTTACGAGggaaaatttattttttctacGTTCGTGGTTCACGTCATGTTTTGGAGTGCTGTTTCTGTGACGTATCTCATTTTACCGCCAGATAAACACGCCAGAACGGTACTACTTTCACAATGTCTGACAGTTTCTGGGTATATCTTTGTCAGCAGCCTTTTTGTGCCGAAACTTTACGCGTTGAAATATAAACCCCAAATGCTCAGACAGTGTACTCTGTCAAGGCAACGGCAGCAATGGAAATTTAAAAGGAAGCACGTAAAAAGTAGAAAGGTAAGTTATATGTGTGTGAAAATGATGTAGGCTATCGTTGCTAGAGACAGAAAAGAAGAGTCGCtgttaaaacaatcaaaacagGATATGTTTGTAAAGATTCCCAAAAATACAACTGTCAGCTTGATCTTTCCTGATAACACGTCCGTAGCTTTCCTTTTACGACTATATATGGTTCATTTCAATAACCTGAAAACGTATTGCTTTAGAATGATACTGCTAATTGTAATATCTGTCAACATTTGAGAGAGGTATCAAGTTGCTCACACTTGAATTTCTTTAACCGATTGATGGATCGGTGAAGGCTTAACCGTtcgaataaattaaaataattatacaGTTCATTTGATGATAATTGTATTCTTTATACCCGGTTATGTAGCAtatcacccgatacacatagagaacacagttactaatgtaaatcttaaagttttgtaccacattAAAAACTGGATCATGCtctaaatcggtagcatgtgctattaggattacagtaagaactgagggtatgtgtaattccaacaaatccagttgtttgggatttgttggaattacaaatatcctcagttcttactgtaaacctaatagcacatgctaccgatttatcagatttgtcagcacaatccagtatatactgtggtacaaaactttaagatttgtAGTATAGTTACAGTAATCTGTGTGAATCGACTGAGCTTACATTGAACTACTATTGAACAGGTCTACTCTTCCGAATCAATGCGAGAGGTCTTTTGGGGGGAAGTAATCCGAATGATCAATGTCTTGCCAATACACTATAGATCAGTTGAGTTTTGCACCAACGATGCTCTATAGGTGAAACGTCTGCATTCCTCTTGAATGCTTCCTTGTGAGACAAAGACTAATATATACAAATGTTTGTAGTCTATCATGGTTTATCTTGTTTGCAACAGGTTTCAAACCGGCGGAATATTTACTTACGTGGATGCAGACAAGTCATTCGTACTCTCAAAACGGAGACCTTGTTCATCGGCAGCAACATCAGAAGTTTAACAGAATCGTTTCATCGTCGGTAAAtgtgtatattttcattgacaTTAACAGGGGTAGGTCCAGGGCTTTTATAAAAGAACAGTGTGTTCCTGTGAATCTTGAAGCCGACTTAGATgaatggggggggagggggtctggTGTCCTCCCGTAGAATAAGTAAGACTATGGACGTCCGATCTGAGTCATATTTATACTTTAAAAAAGGGTTATAATTTGGTCTAAATGCAAGGTTTGTTCATAACTACAATTGATTGTTggtacaggggcgtatccaggggggcgcaacaggcgcgcccccctattggccgtcaccaaaaaaaaaaaagtttagcaaaaaaaaataaaaaaattgatgacgacctttaagtgagatgtcggtgatcgctcaacccccccccccccccgtatgctttattttttgtttgccgaaaaaaaggttctggcgaagttcggcggcataatagttttagaaacatagatggtaattgtgtttgtattatcactataaacactaagtgacatgccagccatactaaattgtgcattttgtgtccatatttactggaaatgttgcttattattaaggtcgaaaaatcgatcacatatggccatgggcggcgatcctggggggaatgggggatatatccccccatgaaaatgggtgggggggatgtaatacaccatatcccccccccccccaccaaatgccagggataagaatattttcatgcctacatttatgcatcatcgttaatgtacggctcttttttagcttcatttctcgcctaccataaacgcagtgcgatcttttcaaataaagcgtctttataaagcaagaatagttgactataggcttcattggccctataacatgcaaaatgtattattgcgcccacggtattgatatagtacatatatgcaccctcatagtattcatataggctctatagtaggcctacacacgtacatgttccctcgaacagctgagaatctcatgttaccagggtaatgcttaatacacgtttcacctggatgccctagcaatcggtacctaggaatgtaactatgtgtaattgtgtattgcatgtgtataggcctataatagcctgcatgaggccattttcttcatcgaataatataaaagagctctcgaacattctaacgttgcgcctgaaacaagattgacaggggcaattttcccaaaataacacccgaaattaaaaaaaaggtattttggatcctgattatgagatatttcggacatgacatccctattttaaagttgggtatatgccgcttggaaacctcgggaagtgccgtttccggccatctagagggtttgttaatcccaaaattttcttgtacgcttcgcgccaacccatggtggcgctacgcttagatagtcaacaaggtcatatcccccccccccccactcggaagtacggatcgccgcccatgcatatggcaccattttgcatttcagccctttttcgaaagcaaaaattgtccaccccctccccttatagacccatcccccaggacggcgatcattcatgcctgacgcccccctattggaaaat is a window of Apostichopus japonicus isolate 1M-3 chromosome 21, ASM3797524v1, whole genome shotgun sequence DNA encoding:
- the LOC139962895 gene encoding extracellular calcium-sensing receptor-like, translating into MAVSYLTLFLVITSLTLMINSKEVTNDALVEEATPLPESFHRVGDFLIGGLFDIHFFQVGTDGPINPLSLQWMYAMVFAIEDINNRTDLLPNVTLGFDIHDTRGDANIAVSNSLDFITTDTECDSSLPDPTRSSAIAVIGPRTNNAAVDTANFFNLFKVPQVSYAATSSILSQAQYEYFLRTVSSVENQIDALLSVIMHHNWTTVILLYTDDFAFGRDTRQIFTEKSIELEICIALARQFRIDSTPDELSDIGREIKKFENIRVIVAIAEESPMLVLLSQFKRDRLYGYVWLGTDSWTVSTQLINPDYYPVVKGMLAIVPHTEQDDDFHEYIHDVRVQKSGLRVEDPFLAEYWEKQLNCTFAMTSGLADVRQCDNEEELPSSDPFFEYVPVGSIFDAVETIALALHDILNCTSTYCSKEYTTSESHLLLKAMNRSSFRGHSGNVIAFTTYGDLATSSWYDIKNLIPSYQNATFNGQWTTVSEWKHEELAMFAPTIWSTIDEVGRTDEAPRSFCSSQCSPGERLTNQDTNSCCWNCTKCGGNSYSQTENSDECTQCANNQSANAPKTGCDDFTNYFLEINSLTGILVVVSAIIGLVISLIIFFILIVKKVNGSFSRYGEAIFIASLSCFLTPLLCFIRPTTWSCSLVAIIQPLPVTILLTLLMIASYSMYDTRKNMTGKTFLWLGVTIALQMVIVTIWIVTGGPEPQETIVRPEGLVYVKCASSGELPGYFMVLVYQIILDIAGTVFSYSLRMDKANFYEGKFIFSTFVVHVMFWSAVSVTYLILPPDKHARTVLLSQCLTVSGYIFVSSLFVPKLYALKYKPQMLRQCTLSRQRQQWKFKRKHVKSRKVSNRRNIYLRGCRQVIRTLKTETLFIGSNIRSLTESFHRRYEQRFWTEVLTFSRLYDLKIDIMVKSPNIGGTQL